A DNA window from Anastrepha obliqua isolate idAnaObli1 chromosome 5, idAnaObli1_1.0, whole genome shotgun sequence contains the following coding sequences:
- the LOC129248823 gene encoding uncharacterized protein LOC129248823 produces the protein MSSHSATTKTEFKLSQSGPAASAGTEVDVKPSSSTSVPTATIGTNPISRHHVAMRRTGEDTATGSIIIGILHEGDPEGRIPRAYWKLVQAALTNMTLKALLSNQVRHHHVLTLAANYVNNKCLPTAGWKFVKAFDNTTTVGGVVTKRATTQVILLLTNNSLEPLAKSEGIINYGFDKVRVRTYKTDADAIDQLPPDIEANDAEEDPMESSSDVKNIDLEGYCSTGSELTARLKNMSTKRELLSESQEDENTNSASSSNKSAP, from the exons ATGAGCTCTCATTCTGCCACCACGAAGACTGAATTCAAACTTAGTCAGAGTGGACCGGCGGCAAGCGCTGGCACTGAGGTTGACGTTAAACCTAGCTCCAGTACATCGGTGCCTACTGCGACAATCGGAACCAATCCAATTAGTCGACATCATGTGGCTATGCGGAGAACTGGGGAAGATACTGCCACAGGTAGCATCATTATTGGTATCCTGCATGAGGGTGATCCCGAAGGAAGAATTCCCAGGGCCTATTGGAAATTGGTGCAGGCTGCTCTGACTAATATGACGTTGAAAGCGCTACTAAGCAACCAGGTCCGCCACCATCATGTACTGACGCTGGCTG caaattatgtaaataataaGTGCCTTCCAACGGCGGGCTGGAAATTTGTCAAGGCTTTTGACAATACTACAACAGTAGGCGGTGTGGTGACGAAACGTGCCACAACGCAGGTGATCCTGTTACTAACGAACAACTCACTGGAACCTTTGGCGAAAAGCGAAGGTATCATAAATTATGGTTTTGACAAGGTGAGAGTCAGAACCTATAAGACAGATGCTGATGCTATCGACCAACTACCCCCAGATATTGAAGCTAATGATGCTGAGGAAGATCCTATGGAGTCCTCAAGTGACGTCAAGAACATCGACTTGGAAGGATACTGTTCGACAGGGTCTGAGCTTACAGCTAGACTTAAGAATATGAGTACGA AAAGAGAGCTCTTGAGCGAGTCGCAGGAAGATGAGAATACAAACAGTGCGtcttcttcaaataaatctgcACCATAG
- the LOC129247194 gene encoding C-type lectin 37Db-like: MQFFRNIAFALVLTSLSFIGQTMADRVTEDPEYTPDSVSWEKSSQSKTHVSYSMPHTLSDNYIVTLIKLNWYAAYAFCEQNNWSLIQIETAKDQFEVQNYLNFFNLQANDFWTAGNNLADLRNFRWDYDGPQFRFMNWEFGQPDNSEGREHCVKLIENSLQWGDDSCENSYHFICQRFSHNNTEMSYGYGYM, translated from the exons atgcaattttttagaaatattgcgTTCGCGCTGGTGCTCACTTCTCTCTCATTTATTGGGCAGACCATGGCAGACCGGGTCACAGAGGATCCCGAGTATACGCCAGACAGTGTGAGTTGGGAAAAATCATCTCAAAGTAAGACCCATGTATCCTATAGCATGCCGCATACTCTTAGCGATAATTATATTGTCACCCTGATTAAG TTGAACTGGTATGCGGCTTATGCATTTTGTGAGCAAAATAACTGGAGTCTGATTCAAATTGAAACGGCAAAGGATCAATTCGAAGTGCAAAATTATCTAAACTTTTTTA ATCTTCAAGCTAACGACTTCTGGACAGCCGGCAACAATTTAGCAGATCTGCGGAACTTTCGTTGGGACTATGATGGACCCCAATTTAGGTTCATGAATTGGGAATTTGGTCAACCTGATAATTCAGAGGGCAGAGAACATTGTGTTAAATTGATCGAAAATTCTTTGCAATGGGGCGATGATTCTTGCGAGAATAGTTATCATTTCATATGCCAAAGGTTTTCTCATAATAATACCGAGATGTCATACGGATATGGGTATATGTAA